The region TTTTGTATAAATAATATATCATCTGCTCTTACTATTTATTGATTatttaaataaacaaactaTTTTAGGACAGATTGAAGACTGCATGATCTCTTTATATTAATAAACATAATTCAGTGAGATTAATAGTTCAGGGTGAATATAGGTTCACAGCACTGTGATGACCCTAGGCAACCCTGTGAATATATTCATGCTAATTATCCAGTCAACATATCTGCAGCAGACATTTTCTTGCAGATCTGCATGTTCCTGCATTGTTCACTATCTGTCACATATCTGTGACAGATATGAAAATGAGGCCAAATTCCTATCTGTTACAGATACGTCACAGATAGTTTTTTGCAGATATATCACAGATATTCTACAGAACTGATATGTATATATGTCACATATCTGTCAGTTTGGTAAGGGGTTGGTCAATTATGTTTCAGCTGTGTATAACATGTATGTTACAATGTTTAATATTTTGTAGATGGTCGAGCTCACTCCAGGATCTCGAGTATATGTGTATTGCAACATTCTGGAGCAAGCCTCACGGCGATCATCAGGCTCTGGATGTGCTGCTTTTCTGCTAAATTCCTTTTATACAAATAGGGAATTAGTAGGAAAAAACCTAACTGGGGCAAATGGTAAACAATCCATTGATCAGGATATCCTCAACAGCATTGTTGGTAAGTATGATGATCAATGTCTTAATGGGAGGAAATAAACACCCTTAAGAGAAACAATCAATTAGTTAGACTTTACTATGAAAAGAATCatcgtatgtatgtatgtactcaaAGCATGTAACTCCCACTGAACTTAAAACCCAGCTTAATCAAATTCAGTTGCAAAACACAAGTTCTGTGTTTAATAACAGGCAAAGTAGGTAGGTTGAGTTCCTTGTAGGTGATATTTTGATCACTGACTAAGAAAACACTTGGAGCGTATTTGGTCATGTCCATAACATTTGAAGAACTCCATAATTCTGAGCAGATCGTTATCCTGTCTTATTTATTTTAAGGATTTACCTTGAAGAAGTACCAAGGAAGCTCAGAGTCTGGAATAAAAATCAGCTTGCGGAATAAGCTGTCAGCACTGAATTCACGTACAAGCAGTACAAGCACTATAGTTTCCACATTGTAAtctatttcttgttttttatggCTTTCTATTACTATTTACAGTTTACAATACAACAGTCACTTCATCTTCTTTGGCTGATCTCCACAATCATGGGAATCCAGGAGAGTGATTGATTTAAGCAGCTAGTCAGTGGTTGCAAATATCACTTTCACATCCATTGGTTTGATATACAATAGTACAATATTGTAATTTGGTTCAAAGGACACCAAAATTCTTCTTACAGTGTACCTTGGCTTTTACGTGTATGTTAGACACTTCTATCATATTAACTTCTACCTGTGGTTCAATTTACAAAGTGTCTGCATTTAAGGGGTTTTATGTTGCAATAAAAATATGAAGTTTTCCAACAGTGCTAATTGATTGGATTTAATGAAGGGTGGATATAGGTGTGCGAAATGTTGCATTTGTCTATGCAAAACATATGAAGTTTTGAACAGTATGAAAACAACAAGTGTACATATAGCAACCGGCAGATACTACAAGCTGAGCTAGAAAGAGCTTCCATGCATGGCTGATGTAGCTACATGCTAATCAAGCTGAAGGTATGTGCACTAGCTGCCATATAGTTAGTTTTGTACACATTGTCATGGTATCGCTTAGAAACCTGCCTCAGCTTCCGGTCTGTGGTTGCTTGTTAGTTCCCAGGCCCTCCATATATATAAGCAGTATTCATAATGCAACGTTTGACTTTTCTTCTACATCATGCTCGTGTGATTAAAGTGTGTGTTTTCCTTCGCCGTACACCTCCTAGTTTCCTCGAGAACCACAACACACATGTACACAAGGTATACATTAGCGACCAGTAACAATGTTTTATGTACAAAATGTATACATGACCAACACCAGTCCTATGCAGAAGTATACAAATTGTATACATCACAAAGCTCACATAGGCAACACTGATACTATAGAAAAAGTATACAAATGTATACAAAATGTATAGAGCACAAAGCGCACTCAAGGAGCACTGGTGCTATACAAAAAGTATACAAAAACATATACTTTTTGTATACAATTCAGTTCCAAATTCATACTACAAAATGTACACTTCATAAATGTACAAAAGGTATACAGTGTGATGTATAATTCAGTATTGTAATTTGTATACATTTTGCATAATACTTTTTTATAAGGGTCTCTTACTCTGCAAGTAAGCAAAGCACCCCAAGTAAGCCGGAAAGCACCTTACGTAAGCAAAGCATCTCAAttaagcaaagcacctcaagtaagccaagcacctcaagcagtcaAAGCACCTTAAggaagcaaagcacctcaagtaagcaaagcacctcaagtaagcaaAGCATCTCAAGCAGTCAAAGCATCTCAAGTAAGCAAAGTACCTCAAgtaagcaaagcacctcaagtaagcaaagcacctcaagcaagcaaagtatCTCAAGCAGacaaagcacctcaagtaggCAAAGCATTTGAAGTTAGTACAGAATCGTAAGCAAGTAAAGCACATCCAGCAGGCAAGGCATTTGAGGTTAGGGTGCATCCTTGGCTGGGCCAAAGTAGGGGTATTTAAGGCACTTTCCTCACCCCAAAAGTCCagaaattgaaatttcaattaCACAAGATGTGAGAGTATCATTTGGTAACTTAGTAACACCAGATTAAAGCCTTACCAGCAGGAGGTATCTACCACTGGAATCGGTCACCATATGCGGCCGATAATCTTTTATGTATGACAGAAGCAGTCGACATAGCTCGTCCTGTGGCTGAAAAAGATTAGTGGCATTTACCTGAATGTTTGGTCAATCATCAAACTAAACGGTAAGTCAACACTTTTGATTGCTGAACACACATTGTACAAATTTCTAACAATTTGAGATTGGCATAAATTGCCAGCTAGCCAGTTTGAGAACAGAATCAACATCGATGGATTTCAACAAATGTTTATGGATGGAGCGCTTCATCCATGTCAATCAGTAGAAATTTCAGGTCAATTATCTCAGATCACCATGAGTGTGGCAAATTGTCCCAAAACAGGCTACCCTTTTGTGATGAGATTGATGTAAATAAATTATGCTTATTCTACAAAATTATGCTGAAATGGATCTTACCCAGAGTACCtgacaaataaaataattagtGCATATCAGCGACATGTCAACCAGAACCTCACGCTATGATACAACTTTACCCTGCGCTAGATGTAAATGTGACACAGAAGGTGGAAAAAACCTTTCTTGCTACAGCCACAAAACTTTGGAACTCTCTACCTATTAATACAAGATCTAGCACCAGTATTATTGCCTTCAAACAGAATTATTGTAATCTTATAAAGAAAGGTTATGCTGGCTTTGATAGCTTTCCCATTTCATAAAATTTTCACTCTTTGAATATTACATTTTACCCTTTTTAATATTTGTaacttacatgtagttttatatattttaggggagggccacaagtttaccAGTTCTCAACTATAATGTGTCACCCTTGGTAAAtcaagttatttatttattattgattgatttctttatttacttacttaattTATTGGAACCAAAGAGAAGATTGTCTAACCTGTAGAGCCAGCTCGTCTcgtccagaaaacttccttgTCTTGTAGTTATTAAAGTGGAGGACAATGTCCCCACTATCCTTGACAATCAAATAATTCTTCCCAGTGGAGCTCTTTGGGTCAAAGTTACTAGCCTGTTCCCCTGACAGGACTGACAGGACTTCCAGGGTCCTTATTTCCAATCCCCGTGCCCGGGGAATAAACACGTACAAGGATAGCATTATTAGGTCACAAAATTCTTTGGCTTTGAACTTCATCGGGCCTGTCAATTCAAACTTTTCTCTTTGCTTGCTAACGGCGGAAACCACTTCCTCccttttttaaagacaaaagcagaaaaacaaaaaaatgaataagGTTCACACAGGTTGGGCTGTCCAGGACAAAGGGAAAGTGAATGATTCAGGTCAAAACTACTGCAGCCAAG is a window of Montipora foliosa isolate CH-2021 chromosome 5, ASM3666993v2, whole genome shotgun sequence DNA encoding:
- the LOC138003115 gene encoding uncharacterized protein isoform X2; the encoded protein is MEDLSAQNRWIPWEEVVSAVSKQREKFELTGPMKFKAKEFCDLIMLSLYVFIPRARGLEIRTLEVLSVLSGEQASNFDPKSSTGKNYLIVKDSGDIVLHFNNYKTRKFSGRDELALQPQDELCRLLLSYIKDYRPHMVTDSSGRYLLLVRL